From the genome of Bordetella sp. H567, one region includes:
- a CDS encoding LacI family DNA-binding transcriptional regulator, translated as MSTQRTTPALPKSRAPRAQKNGNTQKDVAREAGVSQSAVSRVFAGRGYVAAEVRQQIEKAARKLGYLPDMAARSLVKGRSNIVAVVTSNITHPFVPQMLEKMTLAIQRRGQEVLLLNSPPGQDIDRQLPLALRYRVKGILIANVSIGARIARQVRQSGTPIVMVNRYVEEKAVHGVSCDNVHGSRLVAYDFIAAGKRRIAYIGGLPDSPTNVVRRDAFLQALREQGVTPEVVLEGAFSHAWGYEAAGILRERDVPVDAVFCGDDMVAIGMLDGYRGMPGGLGSAPSIVGFDDIPNASWPPYMLTTYSNPLDRMIDVALDLLEQPADLTPVREVLQGELVRRGSF; from the coding sequence TTGTCGACGCAGCGAACGACCCCTGCCCTGCCGAAGTCCCGCGCGCCGCGGGCCCAGAAGAACGGAAACACGCAAAAGGACGTGGCGCGGGAAGCCGGCGTGTCGCAAAGCGCGGTGTCGCGCGTGTTCGCGGGACGCGGGTACGTGGCCGCGGAGGTTCGCCAGCAGATCGAAAAAGCGGCGCGCAAGCTGGGTTATCTGCCGGACATGGCGGCGCGCTCGCTGGTCAAGGGGCGCTCGAATATCGTGGCGGTGGTCACCAGCAATATCACGCACCCGTTCGTGCCCCAGATGCTGGAAAAGATGACGCTGGCGATCCAGCGGCGGGGGCAGGAAGTGCTGCTGCTGAATTCGCCGCCCGGCCAGGATATCGACCGCCAGTTGCCGCTGGCGCTGCGCTACCGCGTCAAGGGCATCCTGATCGCCAACGTCAGCATCGGCGCCCGCATCGCGCGGCAGGTGCGGCAAAGCGGGACGCCTATCGTGATGGTGAACCGGTATGTCGAAGAGAAAGCGGTGCACGGGGTATCCTGCGACAACGTGCATGGCAGCCGGCTGGTGGCGTACGATTTCATTGCGGCGGGCAAGCGGCGTATCGCATATATCGGCGGCCTGCCGGATTCACCGACGAACGTGGTGCGGCGGGATGCGTTCCTGCAGGCGCTGCGTGAACAGGGCGTGACGCCGGAGGTGGTGCTGGAAGGGGCTTTCTCGCACGCCTGGGGCTATGAAGCCGCAGGCATCTTGCGCGAGCGGGACGTACCGGTGGATGCGGTGTTCTGCGGCGACGATATGGTGGCGATCGGGATGCTGGATGGATATCGCGGGATGCCGGGGGGATTGGGGTCAGCGCCTTCCATCGTTGGGTTCGACGATATTCCGAATGCCAGCTGGCCGCCTTACATGCTTACCACGTACAGCAATCCGCTGGACCGGATGATCGATGTTGCCTTGGACCTGCTGGAGCAGCCGGCGGATTTGACGCCGGTTCGGGAGGTGCTGCAGGGGGAGTTGGTGCGGCGGGGGTCGTTTTAG
- a CDS encoding LysR family transcriptional regulator — MENLNALRVFAKVAETRSFTDAAKHLGLTSSAVSKAITRLEQELGLRLLHRTTRSVGLTNDGASFFERCQQILADVEDAENSLNRSRAAPHGRLRVHMPVGFGRRVIVPHLSGFIERYPDLVLDAELSDRMVDLAYEGIDVAVQIGELADARLIGRRLCNLRFVACAAPEYLARHGEPATPDDLDDHHCLAYVLMHTGRYREWQFIKDGRTFGRTVSGRLNINNAESLLEAATAGLGVAMISNFIAADALRDGRLQAILTDYVALGPQVSAVYLPGKNLSPKVRAFVDFLTDLIASNPHWDEAGGGLPYRAAT; from the coding sequence ATGGAAAACCTGAACGCCTTGCGCGTGTTCGCCAAGGTCGCCGAGACGCGCAGCTTCACCGACGCCGCCAAGCATCTGGGCCTGACCTCTTCCGCGGTCAGCAAGGCCATCACGCGGTTGGAACAGGAACTGGGCCTGCGCCTGCTGCACCGGACGACGCGTTCGGTGGGCCTGACCAACGACGGCGCGAGTTTTTTCGAACGCTGCCAACAGATACTCGCGGATGTCGAGGACGCCGAGAACTCGCTGAACCGTTCGCGCGCGGCCCCGCACGGACGCCTGCGTGTGCACATGCCGGTGGGATTTGGCCGCCGCGTCATCGTGCCGCACCTGAGCGGCTTCATCGAACGCTATCCCGACCTGGTGCTGGACGCGGAGCTGAGCGACCGCATGGTGGACCTGGCCTACGAAGGCATCGATGTCGCGGTGCAGATCGGCGAACTTGCCGATGCGCGCCTGATCGGACGGCGCTTGTGCAACCTGCGCTTCGTGGCTTGCGCCGCGCCGGAATACCTGGCGCGCCATGGCGAGCCCGCCACGCCCGATGACCTGGACGATCACCATTGCCTGGCCTATGTGCTGATGCATACGGGCCGCTACCGCGAATGGCAATTCATCAAGGACGGTCGCACCTTTGGCAGGACGGTGTCGGGACGGCTGAACATCAACAACGCGGAATCGCTGCTGGAAGCCGCGACGGCTGGCCTGGGCGTGGCGATGATCAGCAACTTCATCGCCGCCGATGCGCTGCGCGACGGACGGCTGCAGGCCATCCTGACCGACTATGTCGCGCTGGGCCCGCAAGTGTCCGCCGTCTATCTTCCAGGCAAGAATCTCTCGCCGAAGGTGCGCGCGTTCGTCGACTTCCTGACGGACCTGATCGCCAGCAATCCGCACTGGGACGAAGCGGGCGGCGGATTGCCCTATCGGGCCGCTACGTAG
- a CDS encoding N-acyl homoserine lactonase family protein, with translation MPQPHPATGAFASPDARAAEDAAGLPAYDVFAVKYATRPAQRVANFLGGDPHDAPMPMDYYVWLIRDAQRIVLVDTGFAQDMADKRHRTLLCHPAQALERLGVQAGDVGDIVITHLHNDHAGTLADYPNARFHLQDSEMAFATGRHMCCGMLNRAYEPDHVCGMVRLVYGDRVVFHDGDAAIAPGISVHRIGGHTDGLQAVRVHTTRGWVVLASDASHYYEHFEQDRVFPLVYSVGDVLQGYRRLKALAASPDHVVPGHDPLVMERYPSAGPGLDGIAVRLDVAPRR, from the coding sequence ATGCCGCAGCCGCATCCCGCCACAGGCGCCTTCGCGTCCCCGGACGCTCGTGCAGCCGAAGATGCTGCCGGCCTGCCCGCCTACGACGTGTTCGCCGTGAAGTACGCGACGCGCCCGGCGCAGCGCGTCGCCAACTTCCTGGGTGGTGATCCGCACGATGCGCCGATGCCGATGGATTACTACGTGTGGCTCATCCGCGATGCGCAGCGCATCGTCCTGGTGGATACAGGCTTTGCTCAGGACATGGCCGACAAGCGGCACCGCACCCTGTTGTGCCATCCGGCGCAGGCGCTGGAACGATTGGGCGTGCAGGCCGGCGACGTCGGCGACATCGTCATCACGCACTTGCACAACGACCACGCGGGCACGCTCGCGGACTATCCGAACGCACGATTCCATCTGCAGGATAGCGAGATGGCCTTCGCCACGGGTAGACATATGTGCTGCGGCATGCTGAATCGCGCCTACGAGCCCGACCACGTATGCGGCATGGTGCGCCTGGTCTATGGCGACCGGGTGGTCTTTCACGATGGCGACGCGGCAATCGCGCCAGGCATCAGCGTGCACCGCATCGGCGGCCATACCGATGGGCTGCAGGCCGTGCGGGTGCATACGACGCGGGGCTGGGTGGTGCTGGCTTCGGACGCCAGCCATTACTACGAGCACTTCGAGCAGGATCGCGTATTTCCGCTGGTCTACAGCGTGGGCGACGTGCTGCAGGGTTATCGGCGCCTGAAGGCCCTGGCGGCGTCGCCGGACCACGTCGTGCCCGGGCACGACCCGCTGGTGATGGAGCGCTACCCCAGCGCGGGGCCGGGCCTGGACGGCATCGCCGTGCGCCTGGACGTCGCACCGCGCCGCTGA
- a CDS encoding NAD(P)/FAD-dependent oxidoreductase, which translates to MLLQQPGLIGGLRLKNRVVMAPMGTNYSTTDGLSTERDKQYYEERARGGVGMIMTEAMVVTEQARPHNNSLCCYHDRFIPGLASIVEAIKRHDCAVFGQLNHRGALLRRSVLNMEPVGPSPWANPNTGDTVRPLSIAEIAEIQTLFVAAARRLWLAGYDGVEIHAANGYLFQQFFSPRINRRDDAYGGSIENRMRFLLETIGRMRDALPDLRLGIRLSASEFADGGYGEDEIIALARAVEHAGADAIDLSGGSNESPQLSKFCIQPPSFPRGCLADTARPIKQAVGIPVFVAGRMVQPEDAEQVLASGAADFVSIGRALYADPHWTAKAFGRIDAPIRACIACNVCFERLTLEKDVACVQNPMMGTEFERLEYAEPQLFAPPAGPRARVLVLGAGVAGIEAARVLKGRGHVVEVWESGDRPGGQMPLATASPDKQEVEPVWSYRWGTVQRMGIPVRLGVAADEGAIRDFAPDYIVVATGSRPAAPPLDVGALASTVRVRHAWEVLADLDALPKGTRVTIVGGGMVGAETADALRVRGARVTVLEIQAGIANGMARNNKFELVERLAADGVTLLTRCRILKAEGETLEIQVQDEAPRRIAAGDMLVFATGPRPNLAVLPAVEATGIPHARIGDCNVPGDFLAALRDAWMVALSVDERIHRRQADESSRKELQA; encoded by the coding sequence ATGCTGCTGCAACAGCCCGGGCTGATAGGCGGATTGCGCCTGAAGAATCGCGTGGTGATGGCGCCCATGGGCACCAACTACAGCACCACGGACGGCCTTTCCACCGAACGCGACAAACAGTACTACGAAGAGCGGGCACGCGGCGGCGTGGGCATGATCATGACCGAAGCGATGGTCGTGACCGAGCAGGCGCGCCCGCACAACAATTCGCTGTGCTGCTATCACGACCGCTTCATTCCCGGCCTGGCCAGCATCGTGGAGGCGATCAAGCGCCACGATTGCGCGGTATTCGGCCAGCTGAACCACCGAGGCGCGCTGCTGCGCCGCTCGGTGCTGAACATGGAGCCGGTCGGGCCGTCGCCATGGGCCAATCCCAATACCGGCGATACGGTGCGGCCGCTGTCCATTGCCGAGATCGCGGAGATCCAGACGCTGTTCGTGGCGGCGGCGCGGCGCCTGTGGCTGGCCGGCTATGACGGCGTGGAGATCCATGCCGCCAACGGCTATCTCTTCCAGCAGTTCTTCAGTCCGCGCATCAACCGGCGCGACGACGCCTACGGCGGCTCGATCGAGAACCGCATGCGTTTCCTGCTGGAGACCATCGGCCGCATGCGCGACGCCTTGCCGGACCTGCGCCTGGGGATACGCCTGAGCGCCAGCGAGTTCGCCGACGGCGGCTACGGGGAGGACGAGATCATCGCGCTGGCGCGGGCCGTGGAGCACGCGGGTGCCGACGCGATCGATCTGTCCGGCGGCAGCAATGAAAGCCCGCAGCTGTCCAAGTTCTGCATCCAGCCGCCGTCGTTTCCGCGCGGCTGCCTGGCCGACACGGCGCGGCCCATCAAGCAGGCCGTGGGCATCCCGGTGTTCGTGGCCGGTCGCATGGTCCAGCCGGAGGATGCGGAACAGGTACTGGCCAGCGGCGCCGCGGATTTCGTATCCATTGGCCGCGCCCTGTATGCCGACCCGCATTGGACGGCAAAGGCCTTCGGCCGTATCGACGCGCCCATCCGCGCCTGTATCGCCTGCAATGTCTGCTTCGAGCGGCTGACGCTGGAAAAGGACGTGGCCTGTGTGCAGAACCCGATGATGGGCACGGAATTCGAACGCCTGGAATACGCGGAGCCGCAGCTGTTCGCGCCACCGGCCGGGCCGCGTGCCCGGGTGCTGGTGCTGGGTGCCGGCGTCGCCGGCATCGAGGCGGCGCGCGTGCTGAAGGGCCGCGGCCACGTGGTGGAGGTCTGGGAAAGCGGGGACCGGCCCGGTGGGCAGATGCCGCTGGCCACGGCCTCACCCGACAAGCAGGAAGTCGAACCCGTGTGGAGCTATCGCTGGGGGACCGTGCAGCGCATGGGCATTCCTGTTCGACTGGGCGTGGCCGCGGACGAGGGCGCCATCCGCGACTTCGCGCCGGACTACATCGTCGTGGCGACGGGTTCGCGTCCCGCCGCGCCCCCATTGGATGTCGGCGCGCTGGCGTCCACGGTGCGCGTGCGGCATGCCTGGGAGGTGCTGGCCGATCTGGACGCGCTGCCGAAGGGCACTCGCGTGACCATCGTGGGCGGCGGCATGGTCGGGGCGGAAACCGCGGATGCGCTGCGCGTGCGTGGCGCGCGGGTCACCGTGCTGGAAATCCAGGCGGGCATTGCCAACGGCATGGCGCGCAACAACAAATTCGAACTGGTGGAGCGCCTGGCCGCCGACGGCGTGACGCTGCTCACCCGCTGCCGCATCCTGAAGGCGGAGGGCGAGACGCTGGAGATCCAGGTACAGGACGAGGCGCCGCGGCGCATCGCGGCCGGCGACATGCTGGTGTTCGCCACGGGGCCGCGGCCGAACCTGGCTGTGTTGCCGGCGGTGGAGGCCACCGGCATCCCGCACGCCCGCATCGGCGATTGCAATGTCCCAGGCGACTTCCTGGCCGCGCTGCGCGATGCCTGGATGGTGGCGCTTAGCGTGGATGAGCGCATCCATCGGCGGCAGGCGGACGAGAGCAGTCGGAAGGAATTGCAGGCGTGA
- a CDS encoding tripartite tricarboxylate transporter substrate binding protein, whose product MNDKDKGTADKGTRIWAPLAFAAAAALLAGPVCAAAGADAAANFPDRPVKLIVPFPPGGGTDILARPMAQKLGEKWKQPVVIENRAGAGGNIGTEAAARAPADGYTIVLGTVGTHAINQSLYRNLPYDATRDFTAITMVANTPNVLVLNPGVRARSVQELIAMAKAKPGTLNYASPGNGTPPHLAAEIFKSMAGVSITHVPYKGSGPAMTDLLGGQVQMMIANAPVVLPYIKSGKLIGLATTSATRPAMLRDIPTLSESGLKGYEADTWYGLFAPAGTPPAVIAKLNADVVAVLKSPDIQAFFAEQGAEVIGDSAADANAKVRAEVDKWHAVIQSIGLKMD is encoded by the coding sequence ATGAACGATAAGGACAAGGGGACGGCGGACAAGGGGACGCGGATCTGGGCGCCGCTGGCTTTCGCGGCCGCCGCGGCATTGCTGGCCGGCCCCGTGTGCGCCGCGGCCGGCGCGGACGCAGCCGCGAATTTTCCAGACCGGCCGGTGAAGCTGATCGTACCGTTTCCGCCCGGCGGCGGTACGGACATCCTCGCACGCCCGATGGCGCAGAAGCTTGGCGAAAAATGGAAGCAGCCCGTCGTCATTGAAAACCGCGCCGGCGCCGGCGGCAATATCGGCACGGAGGCCGCCGCGCGGGCGCCCGCGGACGGCTACACCATCGTTCTGGGCACGGTCGGCACCCATGCCATCAACCAGAGCCTGTACCGCAATCTGCCGTATGACGCGACGCGCGATTTCACCGCCATCACGATGGTGGCGAACACGCCCAATGTCCTGGTGCTGAACCCCGGCGTGCGGGCGCGCTCGGTGCAGGAACTCATCGCCATGGCCAAGGCCAAGCCGGGCACGCTCAATTACGCTTCTCCGGGCAACGGCACGCCGCCGCACCTGGCCGCGGAAATCTTCAAAAGCATGGCCGGGGTTTCCATCACGCATGTGCCCTACAAGGGCAGCGGCCCCGCCATGACGGACCTGTTGGGCGGACAGGTGCAGATGATGATCGCCAACGCGCCGGTAGTGCTGCCGTACATCAAGTCGGGCAAGCTGATCGGCCTGGCAACGACCAGCGCGACGCGGCCGGCCATGCTGCGCGATATCCCCACGCTGTCGGAAAGCGGCCTGAAGGGCTACGAGGCGGATACCTGGTATGGGCTGTTCGCGCCGGCGGGAACGCCGCCGGCCGTTATCGCGAAGCTCAACGCCGACGTGGTCGCGGTGCTGAAGTCGCCGGACATCCAGGCATTCTTCGCGGAGCAGGGCGCCGAGGTCATCGGCGACAGCGCGGCCGACGCCAACGCCAAGGTGCGTGCCGAGGTGGACAAATGGCACGCGGTCATCCAGTCCATTGGCCTGAAGATGGACTAG
- a CDS encoding MmgE/PrpD family protein — protein MMSHQGTDTLAVELGRFIARSRYDGLPADVADAVKLRVLDVLAAACSGVLAGNHEGPLRLLPEPGACGIWGTPQRRCLRDAVIINSALSHSTYFEDGSRYTGGHPSSALIPAALTLAAARGATGRMLVAAIANGYEVFLRLGRAIYPATVRRGFQSTAILAAPATAAAAATLLDLPAERAAHAVAIACSHGAGLKAALKSADSQPLQVGRSSEGGLLAALYAAQGATGAPDIFETGFLPAFAGPADAVAEARQAARDLGARWSIDETYLKAHGGCRGNHAPVDAAAAAMQGMDPAAVAHIDVNVDTVTRAAAIEPPRNADQAQFSIAFSIAAMLVAGDAAPARYTDAMLADERIRGLMARTSVNADPALDAGYPDRRPALVTVTLADGRVLRHALDHARGEPENPMSRQDIARKFDQVATPIYGADRARILDVVLALDGARPEGTLPSGAVSSGTSLAGAASSGTSPSAAARAGASPAGIAPAGGVAPQDVPSPAALATLLSAAAMPVSSTLNAAHP, from the coding sequence ATGATGAGCCACCAAGGCACCGATACCCTTGCCGTCGAACTCGGCCGCTTCATCGCGCGCTCGCGCTACGATGGCCTGCCGGCGGATGTCGCCGATGCCGTGAAACTGCGCGTGCTGGATGTGCTGGCGGCCGCGTGCAGCGGCGTGCTGGCGGGCAACCACGAAGGTCCGCTGCGCCTGCTGCCGGAGCCCGGCGCTTGCGGCATCTGGGGCACGCCGCAGCGGCGTTGCCTGCGCGACGCGGTCATTATCAACAGCGCCCTGTCGCATTCGACGTATTTCGAGGATGGCTCGCGCTATACCGGCGGACATCCGTCTTCGGCCCTGATCCCGGCCGCGCTGACGCTGGCCGCCGCGCGCGGCGCCACGGGCCGCATGCTGGTGGCGGCCATCGCCAATGGCTACGAGGTCTTCCTGCGGCTGGGCCGCGCCATCTATCCGGCCACGGTGCGGCGCGGCTTCCAGAGCACCGCGATCCTGGCGGCGCCCGCGACGGCGGCCGCGGCGGCGACCTTGCTGGACCTGCCCGCGGAGCGCGCCGCTCACGCGGTGGCCATCGCATGCAGCCACGGCGCGGGGCTGAAGGCCGCGCTCAAGAGCGCGGACAGCCAGCCGCTGCAGGTCGGCCGCAGCAGCGAGGGCGGCCTGCTGGCAGCCTTGTATGCGGCGCAGGGCGCGACCGGCGCACCGGACATCTTCGAAACCGGATTCCTGCCGGCCTTCGCCGGACCGGCGGACGCGGTGGCGGAGGCCCGGCAGGCCGCCCGGGACCTGGGCGCGCGCTGGAGTATTGACGAAACCTATCTGAAGGCGCACGGAGGCTGCCGCGGCAATCATGCGCCTGTCGACGCCGCCGCCGCCGCGATGCAGGGCATGGACCCCGCGGCGGTCGCGCATATCGACGTCAACGTCGATACCGTCACACGCGCCGCCGCGATCGAACCGCCGCGCAACGCCGACCAGGCGCAGTTCTCCATCGCGTTCTCGATCGCCGCCATGCTGGTGGCGGGCGACGCGGCGCCGGCCCGCTATACGGACGCCATGCTGGCCGACGAACGTATACGCGGGCTCATGGCAAGGACGTCGGTCAATGCCGATCCCGCGCTGGATGCCGGTTACCCCGACCGCCGCCCCGCGCTGGTGACGGTGACGCTGGCGGACGGCCGCGTGCTGCGCCACGCGCTGGACCATGCGCGGGGCGAGCCGGAGAACCCCATGTCGCGCCAGGACATCGCGCGCAAGTTCGACCAGGTCGCCACACCCATCTACGGCGCGGACCGCGCGCGCATTCTGGATGTCGTGCTGGCGCTGGACGGAGCGCGTCCGGAGGGCACGTTGCCGTCCGGTGCGGTTTCCTCCGGCACCTCGCTGGCCGGCGCAGCTTCCTCCGGCACGTCGCCGTCCGCCGCGGCTCGGGCCGGCGCTTCGCCGGCGGGCATTGCGCCAGCCGGTGGTGTCGCGCCGCAGGACGTACCGTCGCCAGCCGCGCTCGCCACGCTGCTATCTGCCGCCGCCATGCCTGTTTCCTCCACGCTCAACGCCGCACATCCATGA
- a CDS encoding N-acyl homoserine lactonase family protein encodes MTTTHPESSAALPQYEVYAIRYATREGRRQNHFVGGDPHDAPMPMDYYVWLVRGDGREFVVDTGFGAEVARKRGRTLLRTPGEGLALLGVDAAQVRDVIITHLHYDHVGTFDTFAAARFHLQDAEMAYATGRHMRHRQFNHGYEVDEVTGMVRLVYKDRVVFHAGDAELAPGLSVHHIGGHTHGLQCVRVHTRRGWVVLASDTSHFYEHFEKRRVFTTVFHVGQAVEGYDALARLADTPAHIVPGHDPLVMHRYPAVSPELRDIAVRLDVAPSE; translated from the coding sequence ATGACCACCACCCACCCCGAGTCTTCCGCCGCCTTGCCGCAATACGAGGTCTACGCCATCCGCTACGCCACGCGTGAAGGCCGACGCCAGAACCACTTCGTCGGCGGCGACCCGCACGACGCTCCCATGCCCATGGACTATTACGTGTGGCTGGTGCGCGGCGACGGCCGCGAGTTCGTGGTCGATACCGGCTTCGGCGCGGAAGTCGCGCGCAAGCGCGGACGCACGCTGCTGCGCACCCCCGGGGAAGGCCTGGCGCTGCTGGGCGTGGACGCGGCCCAGGTGCGCGACGTGATCATCACCCATCTGCACTACGACCACGTCGGCACCTTCGACACCTTCGCCGCCGCACGGTTTCACCTGCAGGATGCGGAGATGGCCTACGCCACGGGCCGGCACATGCGCCATCGGCAGTTCAACCACGGCTACGAGGTGGACGAGGTCACCGGCATGGTGCGCCTGGTCTACAAGGATCGCGTGGTGTTCCACGCCGGCGACGCCGAGCTCGCGCCCGGCTTGAGCGTGCATCACATCGGCGGCCACACGCATGGCCTGCAATGCGTGCGCGTGCATACGCGGCGCGGCTGGGTGGTGCTGGCGTCCGACACCAGCCACTTCTACGAGCACTTCGAAAAGCGCCGCGTATTCACCACGGTGTTCCACGTCGGCCAGGCCGTCGAGGGCTATGACGCGCTGGCGCGCCTGGCCGACACGCCCGCGCACATCGTGCCGGGACACGATCCCCTGGTCATGCACCGCTATCCCGCCGTGTCGCCCGAGCTGCGCGATATCGCGGTGCGGCTGGACGTTGCGCCGTCCGAATAG
- a CDS encoding Bug family tripartite tricarboxylate transporter substrate binding protein — MTPTRSLVAGALLACAMTQAAHADTYPSRPIRTLVAFPAGGSADIVARMVTQKVGEMSGYTFVVENRPGAGGNLAFDATASAPPDGYTVLFSTPGIAINPSLYRKVEYKLSDFKPIALVGEAPLMLMVRPDLPIHDIKELVAAGKEKPDAIRFASSGNGSSSHLAMEVLKSMAGLQYLHVPYKGGGAAMADMLGKRVDVTMLPISESMPYIRDNRLRALGQTGGKRSPIAPDVPTLAEEGVEGYSVTTWYMLLGPAKLPDSIVKTLAEKFDQALKSPDLQQKLRNAGVSIINEGPQPTQVFLDQQAASWAKAIAASGTHID, encoded by the coding sequence ATGACACCGACAAGATCGCTGGTGGCCGGCGCGCTGCTGGCCTGCGCCATGACCCAGGCTGCCCACGCCGATACCTATCCCTCGCGCCCCATCCGCACGCTGGTGGCCTTTCCCGCCGGCGGCAGCGCCGATATCGTCGCCCGCATGGTGACGCAGAAGGTCGGCGAAATGTCGGGCTACACCTTCGTCGTGGAGAACCGGCCCGGGGCGGGCGGCAACCTGGCTTTCGACGCCACGGCCTCGGCACCGCCCGACGGCTATACGGTGCTGTTCAGTACGCCCGGAATCGCCATCAATCCCAGCCTTTACCGCAAGGTGGAATACAAACTGAGCGACTTCAAGCCCATCGCCCTGGTTGGCGAGGCGCCGCTGATGCTGATGGTGCGGCCGGATCTTCCCATCCACGACATCAAGGAACTGGTGGCGGCCGGCAAGGAGAAGCCCGATGCCATCCGCTTCGCCAGCTCGGGCAACGGCAGTTCCTCGCACCTGGCCATGGAAGTGCTGAAGTCCATGGCGGGACTGCAATACCTGCACGTGCCCTACAAGGGCGGCGGCGCGGCCATGGCCGACATGCTGGGCAAGCGCGTGGACGTCACCATGCTGCCGATCTCCGAAAGCATGCCCTATATCCGCGACAACCGGCTGCGCGCGCTGGGCCAGACGGGCGGCAAGCGCTCGCCCATCGCGCCGGACGTTCCCACGCTGGCGGAAGAGGGCGTCGAGGGCTATTCGGTGACCACCTGGTACATGCTGCTCGGTCCGGCCAAACTGCCCGATTCCATCGTGAAGACGCTGGCGGAGAAATTCGACCAGGCCCTGAAATCCCCCGACCTGCAGCAGAAGCTGCGCAACGCCGGCGTCAGCATCATCAATGAGGGCCCGCAGCCGACCCAGGTCTTCCTGGACCAGCAGGCGGCCAGTTGGGCCAAGGCCATCGCCGCATCGGGCACGCATATCGACTAA
- a CDS encoding MmgE/PrpD family protein, producing the protein MSSSKPPLLDHATRDLAAFAASVRYEDLPAEVIQRIKTSTLDSIACCLYGATLPWTRKVADMVEEERAAPVAAVMGTGRRTSVANAVLVNATAGHAFELDDIHKESILHPGSIALPIALAYAERDGGWSGRDVITAMATGYEVGIRVGNAATMGLFFRGFHPQGSSGVFVGAACAGKSLGLDAGRMQHALGIVGSQAGGLMAAQEGAMVKRLHAGRAAQSGVYSAQLAARDFTGITDVLEASYGGYLVAYSDSPNAARLTEGLGSDWETAKVGYKPHASVTSIHSALDALAQIMRENRLAPDDIESVDVGVSEMTFVHCAWDYKAQGVTAAQMNLYYGLAVIAHDGVAFVSQYRQDRLADPRLLDFIKRIHARSDAEINAMGPAFRHAAIVAVRTRDGRAFTQQILNRRGSPENPLQPRDVEYKFRNVVESCLAPADIEQLVRLCDTLETMDDVRPLIDLLAKPGATG; encoded by the coding sequence ATGAGCAGTTCCAAACCGCCGTTGCTCGATCATGCCACTCGTGACCTCGCCGCCTTCGCCGCATCAGTCCGCTACGAAGACCTGCCGGCCGAAGTGATCCAGCGCATCAAGACCAGCACGCTCGACAGCATCGCCTGCTGCCTGTACGGCGCCACCTTGCCATGGACGCGTAAAGTGGCCGACATGGTCGAGGAGGAGCGCGCCGCTCCCGTCGCCGCCGTCATGGGCACGGGCCGCCGCACGTCGGTGGCCAACGCGGTACTCGTCAATGCCACGGCGGGCCACGCCTTCGAGCTGGACGACATCCACAAGGAATCCATCCTGCATCCGGGCTCCATCGCCTTGCCGATTGCCCTGGCCTACGCCGAGCGCGACGGCGGCTGGAGCGGCCGCGACGTCATCACGGCGATGGCAACGGGCTACGAAGTCGGCATCCGCGTCGGCAATGCCGCGACCATGGGCTTGTTCTTTCGCGGCTTTCATCCGCAGGGCTCGTCCGGCGTGTTCGTCGGCGCCGCCTGCGCGGGCAAGAGCCTGGGACTGGACGCCGGCCGCATGCAGCATGCGCTGGGCATCGTGGGCTCGCAGGCCGGCGGCCTGATGGCCGCGCAGGAAGGCGCGATGGTCAAGCGCTTGCATGCCGGCCGGGCGGCGCAGAGCGGCGTGTATTCGGCGCAGCTGGCGGCGCGGGATTTCACCGGCATCACCGACGTGCTGGAAGCCAGCTACGGCGGCTACCTGGTGGCGTATTCGGATTCGCCCAATGCCGCGCGGCTGACCGAGGGTCTGGGCAGCGACTGGGAGACGGCCAAGGTGGGCTACAAGCCGCATGCCAGCGTGACCAGCATCCATTCGGCGCTGGACGCGCTGGCGCAGATCATGCGGGAAAACCGGCTGGCGCCGGACGACATCGAATCCGTGGACGTCGGCGTCAGCGAGATGACCTTCGTGCACTGCGCCTGGGACTACAAGGCGCAGGGCGTGACAGCGGCGCAGATGAACCTGTACTACGGGCTGGCGGTCATCGCGCACGACGGCGTGGCCTTCGTCAGCCAGTACCGGCAGGATAGACTGGCCGATCCACGGCTACTGGACTTCATCAAGCGCATCCATGCGCGGTCGGACGCGGAGATCAACGCCATGGGGCCCGCCTTCCGCCATGCCGCCATCGTCGCCGTGCGCACGCGCGACGGCCGCGCTTTCACCCAGCAGATCCTGAACCGCCGCGGCAGTCCGGAAAACCCCTTGCAGCCGCGCGACGTGGAATACAAATTCCGCAACGTAGTGGAGTCCTGCCTGGCGCCCGCCGACATCGAGCAGCTTGTGCGCCTGTGCGACACGCTGGAAACCATGGACGACGTGCGTCCCCTCATAGACCTGCTGGCCAAGCCGGGCGCGACGGGATGA